A stretch of DNA from Candidatus Cybelea sp.:
GTCTTCGCGCCGCGCGCTTCGTTTACGTACACGATCAACCCCGATACGGTGATTCGCGGCTCCGCCGGGCGTTACGCACGGGCCGAAGGCTCGTCGTACTACCAGTACAACACCTATCAGCAGAACCTCGCGTCCTTTATCTCGCAGTTCTACCCGTACGGCTACCACACGCCCGACCACGATATCTCTCCGGATACGTCGGATAACTTCGACCTCTCGCTCGAAAAGCACGTCAAAGGCACGCAGCTCTCGTTCAAGGTCACGCCGTTCTATCGCAATACGCGCAACGAGCTGCAGTTCCAGGCGATCAACGCCGTACAGGGAACCCTCGCCGGCCTCAACGTCGGAACGCAACGCTCCTACGGCGCCGAGTTTTCGCTGCAGTACGGCGACTTCAGCCGAAACGGCATCTCCGCAATTTTCTCCTACACGCATACGGAGAACCAGATCCGCTACAGCCCGATCAACGGCGTGAGCGTCATCGACGCGCTCAACTCGCAGATCGCCCTCTATAACTCCTACACGTCGGCCTGCGCCCACGTGACGCGAAGCTCCGCGAACTGGCAGGCGTGCGGGAGCGGCGCGAATCCCGGCAACGCCAGGCCCGTGCTGCGCAATACGCAATCGGGTACGGGCGATCAAGGGAAGCTCCAGGTACCCAACCCGTACTATCGCGGCGCGCTGCAGCCGCTCTTCGATACGAACGGATGGTACGCGCCCTACGACGTGATTCCGAGCCCGTTCAATGCTGCCAACGGTTACGAGGTGCCCGACGTCGCCTCGCTGATCCTCAACTACCGGCACGGCCGGTTCGCGGTAACGCCTTCGCTGCACTACGCCGACGGTTCGAACTACGGATCGCCGCTGGTCTGGCCCGGCTACGTGCCGCAGTCGTGCTCGGCGCAGCCGGCGAAGACGCCGCTGGCTCCGGGCAGCAGCTGCTCCGGCGGCGCGGCCGGCGCGATCTTCCTGCCCGATCCATACAGCGGAAAGTTCGACAATCTCGGCGCCTTCATTCAGCCGGCGGAGCTCACGCTGAACCTGCAGACGAGCTACGATTTCTCTTCACGCGTGACGCTGACGGTGCAGGCCGTCAATATCTACAATCAGTGCTACCAGCGCGGCTTTGCCTGGGACAACACGGTAACGTGCGTCTACTCGAACCTGCCCTCGAACATCTTGGCGCCCGCCGGCAACTTCCTCAAGAATCCGCCTCAGCAGCTGCGCTACCCGTACGGCACGTTTTTCAACATCACCGAAGTCGGCATCTCGTCGGTGCTTCAACCCTTCGGCTTTTTCGCGGATCTGAGCGTAAAGATCTAAGGAACGCTGTTTGAAGCGACGCGACTTCGTTACACGGGCCGGTGCCGCCGCGGCCGGCGCCGCCGGCCTTCCTCGTTTTACCGCTTTTGCGAGCTCGGCGGCACGCGACCGCGAGAAGGTCGTGATCGTCGGCGCAGGGATCGCCGGGCTAACCGCGGCGCTGCGCTTGCGCGACGCCGGCATCGAGGCGACCCTCTACGACTCTGCCGCCCGCGTGGGCGGCCGGATGCACTCCGAGCGGCACTACTGGAGCGAGGGACAGCACACGGAGTGGTGCGGCGCAATGGTCGACTCGACGCACGAAAACATTCGCGGCCTCGCCCGGCGTTTTGCCTTGCCGCTGCTCGACACGTACTCCGGGCGACCGCCGCGCGCGCGCGACACATGCTTCCTGAGCGGGCGCTACTACTCGATGGCCGATGCAGACCGCGACTTCGCCGGCGTCTATCCGATTCTGCAGGCCCAGCTCGCACAGGTCGACCCGACGACGACCTACGCAAACGCGACCCCAACCGCGCGCCGGCTCGACGCGATGAGCATGCGCGATTGGATCGTGCATTACGTTCCCGGAGGGCTCGGCAGCCAGCTCGGGCGCTTGATAAAAGAGGCGTACCGCAACGAGTACGGCCGGGAGATCGAAGAGCTCAGCGCGCTCAATCTGGTGCTGCAGCTCGGGCAGCAGCGCACCTACGCGCAGGCGCGCGAGATGAACGTCCTCGGATACTCCGATCAGCGTTACATCTTGGCCAACGGCAGCCAGGCGCTGCCCGAAGCGATCGCCGCATCGCTGCCGCCCGGCAGCATCCGCCTCGAGCGCCGGCTCGTCGGCATCGAGAAGGCGGACTACGGCCTCTACGTACTCTATTTCCGGCATCGCGGTCTGCGCCAGATCGTCTACGCGGACCGCGTCGTGCTCGCGATACCGTTCATCGCGCTGCGCGCGGTCGATTATTCCGGCGCCGGCTTCGACGGTGCGAAGATCAACGCGATCGAGAATCTCGGGTACGGCTTTCACACGAAGCTGCACCTGCAGTTCGATCGACGAGCCTGGATGCGGCAGAATCATCCGTGGCCGCAACCCGCGAGCGGGCAGATCTGGACGACGCTGCGCGTCCAAAGCGCGCTGGATTTCTCGCTGGGGCAGCGGGGGCGCGACGGCCTCATCGAGGTCTTTACCGCCGCGTCGCCCGCGATGGTCGATACGCCCCCCAAGCCGTATTCGCGAATTGAAGACTCGCCGGCGGTGGCCTGGCACGTGCGCGACTTTTTCACGCAGCTCGAACGGATTTGGCCCGGGGTCGCATCCACCTGGACCGGCAAAGCCACCTTTGGCAACGCACAGGCCGACCCGAACATTTTGGCCAGCTATTCCTGCTGGCTCGTCGGTCAGTGCACGACGATCGCCGGGCACGAGGCACGCGCGCAGGGCCGCGTTCATTTCGCCGGCGAGCACACCTCGGTGGAGTATCAAGGCTTCATGGAGGGCGGGGCACAGTCGGGATTGCGGGCCGCGGACGAAATCCTGGCGGACTACCGCATTCGGAGTCGCTAAGGACCGATTCGCGATGCACGTGATCGGGACGGCAGGACACGTCGATCATGGAAAATCGGCGATCGTTGCCGCGCTGACCGGTACGAATCCCGACCGCTTAGCGCAAGAGCGCGAGCGCGGCATGACCCTCGATCTCGGCTTCGCGCACCTGCGCTTTGCTGACGGCGTGGAAGGCGGAATCGTCGACGTGCCCGGTCACGAACGCTTCCTGCACAACATGCTCGCCGGAGCGGCCGGGATGGAGATTCTTCTGCTCGTCGTCGACGCCGTTGAAGGCGTCAGAGCGCAGACGCTCGAGCACCTCGCGATCCTTCGCTACCTCAATGTCCGCCGCACGATCGTCGTCGTCAACAAGATCGACCTGATCGAACCCGCGGATCGCGACGACGCCTGCCGGCGCATCCTGGCGCAACTGCAGGCCACGGTTGCGCGGGACGCGCCCTACTTTGCGGTCTCGGCGGTCACCGGCGAAAACGTGCAATCGCTCAAAGACGCGCTGCACGAGTTGCTCGCGGAGATGCCCGGCCGCAACGCAGAAGCGCCCGTTTATCTGCCGATCGATCGCGTCTTTTCGTTGACGGGACTGGGCACGGTCGTTACCGGTACGCTGATACAAGGCAGCATCGAAGCGGGTGACGCGCTGCGGGTGGAACCGGGCGGACACGCCGCCGCGGTGCGCAGCATCGGCGTCTTTGGATCGGTTCGCCCGCGCGCCGAAGCGGGTTCGCGCGTCGCGCTGAGCATTCCGGGAATCGACCATCGCGAGATCGTGCGCGGTCAAGCCGTCGTGGGAACGGAGTTTGCGGCCGCGACGGATTTTGCGGTTCGCTTTACGCCGGCGCGGGGTGCGGCCGCATTCATGCGCCGGCGCACGCCGGTGCGCGCGTACATCGGCTCGGCGGAACGGCTCGGAGTACTGGTCGCCGGCGAGCCGTATGCCGACGAGGCGGAGACGCCGGCCCGGCTGCATCTGCGCGAGCCGGTGGTTGCATTTGCGGGCGTGCGGTTCGTCGTGCGCCGTCCGTCGCCGATGACGCTGCTCGGCGGCGGTTACGTCGAAGGAGCGGGACGCGGCGAAGCGCCCGAGGCGGAGGACCCCGACGACGCCTTGCTCGCGCGCATCTTGCAGGCGCGCGGGCTCGAACCGGCGACTGCGCTCGAGCTCTCCGCCGCCGCGAACGTGCGCGAAGCGGCAACGGCGGCTGCGCTCGCGCGCTTAGTCGAGCACGGCGACGTGCTTGCGCTCGATAAACCGCGCGCCTACGTCTCGGGCTCAGCCGCCGGCACGCTGCTCGCAAGCGTCTTGGCGCAGCTCGACGAAGCGCAGCGGGCCGAGCCGTGGTCGATGGGAATGACCTCGATCGCGCTCTCGCGGGCGCTCGACGTCTCCGAGGGCGTGCTCGTGCGCGTCCTCGAGCACTTTGCCGATGACGGGCGCCTGGTCAATCGTCGCGGTTACTACGCGACGCTCGAGTACCAGCCGGCGCTGACGCTCGAGCAGCGAGCCTTCTTCGACCATTTGGTTCCGCTCGACGAAGGGCAACCGTTCGTTCCGATTCCGTTCGCCGGCGTCGCCGCGGCGGTGAAGACTTCGCGCTTGCCCGGCATCGCGAAGGCGTTCGACACGATGCTGGCCCGCGGTACGCTCGTGAAGGTCGGCGACGACCTCTATCGCGGCGCGCAGATCGGGCGGATCGTGGCGAGCGTTCGCAGCTATCTCGAAAAGAACGGCACGATGACCGCCGCGCATTTCCGCGATCTGCTCGGAAGCTCGCGAAGATACGCCGTTCCGCTGTTGGAATGGCTGGACGCGCAGGGGGTGACGATTCGCAGCGGCGATCGGCGCGTGCTGCGCAAGCAACTCTAGCGTCTTTTGCGCTCTTAGACCGCGAGCGCTTCGCGCGCCGCCTGCTCTTCGGAGAGCGCCGCACCTTCGGCGGCAAAGGCCTCGATCTCGTCCTCGGCGAGGCGCTCGCGAAGCGCCGCAACCAAAATCTCGTACGTCCGCCGCTCGGTGAGATCTCGTTCGCAGCCCTCGCTTCGATACCACGCATCGACGTAGCCGCGCAGGCGCGCGCCGCGGCGGCTCTCGCCGCGCAGCGCCGCAACGGCGGCCAGATGCTGCGTGGCGATCGCGGCGTCCATGGAGTGCGCGCCGCGAGCGAGCGCGAGCGCCTGCGCCGCCGCGCAGCGCGCACCGTCGATGTTGCCCAGCGCGAGCTGATAGGCCGCGGCATTTGCTCGCGCGGTAATTTCTAAGCGCTTGACCCGCACGCGGTGCGCCGCGAGCGCGGCCGCTTCGGCGTACTCGAGCGCGCGCTCGGGATTTCCGGCACTAAACTCGAGCTCCGCCATGTTGTGGCGAAGGACGGTCGCCTCGAGCGTGTCTCCCAGCGCCGTCATCAGCGAAAGCGCCTGCGTGTAGAACTGCCGTGCGTCGTCGACCAGACCGAGACGCGCGGCGATGCTCGCGCGCATGCCGAGTGCGCCGGCGTAACGACGCGTCCCCCGCAGGCCTCGTTCTTTGGAGATCAGCAACGCCGTCTCGGTGGCCTCCAGCGCCTCGGCGATCCGTCCGGCGTGCAGGAGGCCTGCACTCAACTGGTAGAGGCACCCGACTTTGGCGTAGGGCTCGTCGCAGTGCTCGAAGAGGCCCAACGCGCGCCGCGCGGCATCGACTTTGTGAGTTCCAAAGCTGATCGTCGACAACGTTCCCCACACCTGCGCCGCGACGCCCGGCGCGGCGGCCGCGTCCACGCGCTCGAGCACGGCTTCGAGCCAGCGGCGCGGCTGCGCATCGCCGCGATTCATCCGCCACGTACGCGTAGACGCACAGGCCAGCCGCGAAGCGATCGAGACTTCGCCGGCCGCGAGCGCCCAGTCGATCGCCGCCCTCGCGTTGTCGAGTTCCGGCTCCATCTCACCCGGCCACGATCGTGCCGGCGTTGCGCGGAGAGTATCGTCCGGCCGGGGATCGTAGGCACGTTCGCCGCGTTCGGCAAGATCGAGGCAGGCGAGTGCGTGGCGCCGAGCGATCGCGTCGGCTTCGTTGCGGGCAATCAGTTTTTCGCGTGCGTATTCTCGGAACGACTCGAGGAGCCGGTAGCGCGGTTCGCTGCCTTCGAGATCGGCGGTCAGCAGCGACTTATCGAGCAGCGAGGAGAGCAGGTCGAGCATGTCGAGCATGTCGGTCTCTCCATCGTCGCTCGAGGCACAGACGGCTGTGGCGCCGGCGAGCGTACACCCGCCGGCGAAAACGGAGAGTCGCTCGAAGACGCGCTGCTCCGGCGCGGGCAGCAGGTCGTAGCTCCAGTCGATCGCCGAGCGCATCGTTTGCTGGCGCGGCAGCGCGGTCCGCGCGCCTCCGGTGAGCAAGCGAAAGCGATCGTCGAGCATCTCGTCGAGCGCCTTGAGCGAAAGGAGATTCGCGCGAGCTGCGGCGAGCTCGATCGCCAGCGGAATTCCGTCGAGCCGGCGGCAGAGCCCGGCGACGGTGGGCGCGTTTTCGTCGGTGAGCTCGAAGCGATGGTCGACCGCCCGCGCCCGATCGACGAAGAGCTCGATCGCCCCGTACTCGGCCGCCTCGCTAGCAGAGAGTTCACGCGATGCCGAGGCCCGGGGCGTGCTCAGCGAGGGAAGCCGGTAGGTGCGTTCCCCAGCGAGCCGCAGCGGCTCGCGGCTGGTCGCCAGAACGCGCAGCCGCGGACAGGCTCCGAGCAAACTCTCCGCGACCCGCGCGGCTTCGCCCGCGACGTGTTCGCAGTTATCGAGAACCAGCAGAAGCGACTTGCTCTTGAGGTGTTCGATTAGGCGATCGAGCAGCGGGCGGTGCGGCGCTTCTTGCACTCCCAACGATGAGGCAATCGCTGCGACGACCAAAGAAGGATCGCCGAGCGGCGCCAGCCCCACGAAGCGAGCGCCGTCAATTCCAGTGTAGGCCGCGGCGATCCGCAAGGCGGTGCGTGTCTTCCCGATGCCGCCGGCACCGATCAGGGTGACGAGTCGATGCTCGCGCACGAGCGCGGCGATCTCGTCGAGCTCCTTTTTCCGCCCCACGAACGAGGTCAGTGCGAGCGGCAGGTTCGAGCCGCCCTCGGGGCTTGGGGTCGCTGCGCCGTGCCGCCGCGCGCCCGAGCGGGCGGCAGCGGCTGCGAAGGCGCGCCGCTGCTCGTCGGTCAGCGTCAGCGCGCCGGCCAGCAACGTCAGCGTTTCGCGTTGCGGCGTTCGGCGATGTCCGCGCTCGAGCGCGCTGATGCCGTCCGCGCTCATGCGCGCGCGTTCGGCGAGGGCCTCCTGCGAAAGACCGGCAGCAAGGCGGTGGTGCCGCAAGAGCACTCCAAAATCCAGCGCGCCCGGTGCTCGCGCCTCGTCCTCCATGATTCGCCGGGCTTTCGCGCCGCCGCGGCGCGCATCCTCACCTCGGCTTACATGTGCAGCAGCGTGAGGACGCCGATCACGACCTCGATCGCCACGAGCGCGACGATCGTAACTTCGAGAAACTCGTCGCGCCGGCTGCGCGCCTGATCGCTGAAGAAGCGATACATCTCGCCGACGCTGGCCAGCTTCGTGTCGATCTGGCGCTGCCAATCGGAGAGTCCGAGCCTCGTCGCTGCGGCTCGATAGATACGCGCGTAGTATGCGTCGCCGACGACCTTGAGGGCGTTGGTCGAACGATCCGTCAGCTCGAGCACGTCGACGATCAGATACCGGAGCACTGCGGCCTGTTCGGCCTCGCGGCGTCCGCGCAGCGACCTTGGCGGGCCGCTGGGCTGCATTTTGTAGATTCCGTCGAGCTCGTGGTCGAGCAGCGCGTCGTAGGTTCGCAGCTCGAGCAGCTGCGAGTTGGCGAACTCCAAAATGTCTTCGATCGCGAGCGCGCTCTCACGGCGATCGTAGACGAACGCGGTATCCCACTGCACGATCGTCAGATCGTCTTCGTAGTAGGAAAACCTCATGCGCAGTGCTTCTTCCGCTTCGCTCGCCGCCAGCGGCTTGCGCTCTCCGAGCAGAAGGCCGGCCAGCGCTCCGGCATGTTCGTCGATCAGCGTCTCCGCATCGACGCTTTCGGTAAAACGGTCGATCTCGACGATCACGTAATCTTCGACAAGCGGAGGATGCCGGTCGTCGAATGCCGCGGCGTACTCGCTGCAAACGCGCTCGACCGCCGTTTGCGCGAAGCTCGCGATGCGTTCGTCGGTGCGAGCCCGATCGACCAGCGAGTTGAGATCGTTCCAACTCCCGGACGCGGGAAAGCTCAGTCGCAGCGATACTACCCCGTAGTCGTACATTTTGAGGCGCACCGAACAGCGCAGCGCGCCGAACGAAGCGTCCTCGAGGTTGGCGACCAGCGGCGGCACCGGAAACTGCAGGTATGGTTGCGCGTGCGGATGCAGCGGAAGCGCTGCCGGAGCGCGCGACTGCGCGCCGAGTGCGCCGGCCTTTGCGAGATCGATCGTGTCGGCGACATCGAATAAGTAATAGGCTCGTACGGCACCGGCGGCGATGTCGAGCATCCAAGCCGCGCTTACGGCGCCGCTGGGCGCGCTCCTTTGAATGAAGCGAGGAGAGGTACGGCTCTGGTACCGTTAAAGAAGCGACGATGCTCCCAATGCTTGTGCTGGGCGCTGCCGTCGGCGCCGCGCCCTTTGCCGGACTGACCTTCCGGGAGATCGGCCCCGCAATCAGCGGCGGACGCAGTACCGCGGTGGCCGGCAGCGATCGCGACCCGCATCTCTACTACGCGGGCGGTGCGGGCGGCGGCGTCTTCAAAAGTACCGACGGGGGTGCGTCGTGGACCGCCGTCTTCGATCGCGAGGGCGCCGCGCCAATCGGCGCCATCGCCATCGCTACCCGCAACGAGCGGGTCGTTTGGGTCGGTACCGGCGAGTCGAACCCGCGCAACGACGTGGAATCGGGAGACGGCATCTATCGTTCGGTCGACGGCGGCGCGAGCTGGCGCCACGCCGGGCTGCGGCGGTCGGCCCACATCTCGGCAATCAGCATCGATCCGCGCAATCCGAGCGTCGTTGCGGTCGGGGCACTCGGCCGCGTCTCGGCCGGCGACGCGAATCGTGGGGTTTACGTGACGCGCGACGACGGTGTCCATTGGAGCCGGACGTTATACGCGGGTCCGTTGAGCGGCGTCTCGTCTTTGGTGCGCCTGCCGAATCATCCGTCGACGCTCTTCGCGGGCGTCTGGCAGCTCCGGCGCCTTCCCTGGACGCTGGAGAGCGGCGGCCCGCGCGGCGGGATCTATCGTTCCGACGATAACGGCGCCACTTGGCGGAAGCTGAGTGGGCACGGCCTTCCTCGCGGCCTGACCGGGCGCATCGGGCTCGCTGCCGGAACGCGCGGCCGGATCTACGCGCTCGTGCAGTCGCGCGAGGGCGATCTCTGGCGCTCCGACGACGGCGGAGCGAACTGGCGGGTGATGCCTCATAGTCCGCTGCTCGGCGCGCGGCCGTTCTATTTCAGCAGCGTCTACGTCGATCCGGCCAATCCCGATCGGCTGATCAACGTAAGCCTCATACTCTCGCTGAGCACCAATGGCGGCCGCTCCTTTCATCCGATCGCGGAGGACGCCGGATGGGACTACCACGCGATTTGGTGGTCCGCCGACGGCAGGCGCATCATCAACGGCAGCGATGAAGGCGTAATCCTCTCCGCCGACGGCGGCGCACGGTTTTGGCAGCCCTACGATCTTCCGTTCGCACAGCCGTACCACGTGGGTCTCGACGGCCCGCCGCCCGATTATCGCGTCTGCATCGGTTTGCAGGACGATAACTCATGGTGCGGTCCGTCGGCGCCGCCCAATGGGATCGGCGTGATGAACCGCGATTGGTATCAAGTCGGCGCGGGGGACGGCATGTGGGTACTCGCCGATCCGCACGATCCCAACCTCGTGTGGTCGACGTCGACGAACTCCGACACCGGCCAAGTCTATCTGTGGAACGCGCGCACGCGCCAGGCGCGCGACGTCTCCCCGGATGCCGAGTCCAACGGAGTCAAACCGGCGAGCGCGCTCGACTACCGCTTCAACTGGGACACGCCGATCGCGTTTACCGACGACGGCAACGCGCTGGTCGGCGGTAACGTTCTCTTCGAAAGCGCGGACCGCGGGGAGACGTGGAGCGTTCTCAGTCCGGATCTCACGCGCAACGATCGCAGCAAACAGGGACCATCGGGCGGTCCCGTTTCGTACGATCAGTCGGGGGCCGAGTTCTACGATACGATTCTTTACATTGCAACCACGAAGCTCGATCCCGCGCTGATCTGGGTTACAACCGACGACGGGCTCGTGCAGATTACGCGCAATGCCGGCGCGCCGGGGAAAACCTCGTGGCAGAATGTCTCACCCCCGGTCTCGCTCGTCCCCCCGTGGGGCCGCATCACCTGCATCGATCCGGGGCGCTTTGCAGCCGGAACGGCATTCATCGCCGTCGAGCGCCATCTCAACGGAGACGAACGCCCGTACGTGCTGCAGACCAACGACTACGGAAGCACGTGGCGTTCGATTGCCGGAGATTTGCCGCGCGATCGGTACGTGCGCACCATTCGCCAAGATCCGCGCGACGGCAACGTGCTCTATGCCGGCACCAATCGCGGCGTCTGGGTAACGTTGAACGGAGGATCGCACTGGCAGCCGCTCCGTTTGAATATGCCGGCGACGGCGATTTACGATCTCGAGATCGAAACGCAGGCTAACGATCTCGTGGTTGGAGCGCATGGCCGCGGCGTCTGGATCCTCGACGACCTGACGCCGATCCAGCGGTGGAGCGGCGCAAACGCAGGGCGCGTCACGCTCTTTGCGCCGCGCGACGCGATCCAAATGTGGAACTGGCCGCCGGTCAATACGTTTACCGATCCATTGCTCCCCTACAACGAGTACATCGGCGACGGCGGCGACGGAGGCGCGATCGTAACCTACTTTCTTCCGAGCGGCGCGAAGCGGGCGTCGATCGCGATCCTCGATTCGCGCGGGCGCGCGGTGCGGCATTTGAAAGACGACGACGTGCCGAAAGACGCCGGAATGAACCGGGCTTCGTGGGATCTCACCGAAGACGGCCCGGTTCAGTGGCGCGGCACGTACAAGCAGAACCGCGGGCCTGACGCCGGACCCGAAGTCGTGCCGCAAACCTTCACCGTCGCGTTGACGGTCGACGGCGTCACGAACTCTGTTCCGCTCGTCGTCCGGGCGGATCCCAGCACTCCGAACGTGCCGGCGCTCGAGATACGGTATAACACGCTCGCAAGGCTCTTTGGCGAACTGAGCACGATCGATACGATGCTCAACGGCATCGACGAGCGTCTGCGCGGGGCGACGCCGGCGCAGGCCCAGCGGCTGCGGGCCGTTCGGGAGCGCCTGAGCTACGATCCGCGCAACATCGAAGACCTTACGGGGCCGGCGCAGTTGCGTGAGGACGTGCTCGACCTCATATCGCGTGTCGAGAGCTCGTTTGCCCCGGCGACCCGGGCCGAAGTGCTCCAGGCGAGCCGATACTCGGACCGGCTCGCTCCGATTGAATCTGATTACCAGGCTGCGCTGTCAACAGGTGGGAGATGAACGTCGATAAGATGACCGAGCGCGTCGGCGACGCGCTCAACGAGGCCTACTCTCGTGCGCTGCACGAGCACAACACGCAGACGACGCCGGAGCACATGCTCGCGGCGCTGTTGGAACAGGACCGCGGCATCGCTCCGGACATCCTCGCCAAGGCCGGTGCCGATCCGAAGGCGCTGGCGCGCGCGGTCGACGATGCCATCGCCCGGCTGCCGCGGCTGAGCGGTGCGAGCGCCGATTCGGCGCAGGTGACGCTCTCGCCGGAGCTGGCCCGCATCATGAGCGCTGCCGAGAACGAAGCGAAAGGGCTCTCCGACGACTATACGTCCGTCGAGCACGTGCTGCTGGCGATGGCACAGTCTTCCGGCGAGCTCGGCCGCCTTCTGCGCAACGCGGGGCTGACCAAAGATAAGCTCCTGCAAGCGCTTCGCGAGGTGCGCGGCAATCAGCGCGTGACGACCAAAGATCCCGAGGGAACGTACAAATCGCTGGAGCGATATGGTCGCGACCTTACGCTCGAAGCGGAGCGCGGCAAACTCGACCCGGTGATCGGGCGCGACGAAGAGATTCGCCGCATCGTTCAAGTGCTCTCGCGCCGAACGAAGAACAATCCGGTGCTCATCGGCGATCCCGGGGTGGGCAAAACCGCGATCGTCGAGGGCCTCGCGCAACGCATC
This window harbors:
- a CDS encoding FAD-dependent oxidoreductase translates to MKRRDFVTRAGAAAAGAAGLPRFTAFASSAARDREKVVIVGAGIAGLTAALRLRDAGIEATLYDSAARVGGRMHSERHYWSEGQHTEWCGAMVDSTHENIRGLARRFALPLLDTYSGRPPRARDTCFLSGRYYSMADADRDFAGVYPILQAQLAQVDPTTTYANATPTARRLDAMSMRDWIVHYVPGGLGSQLGRLIKEAYRNEYGREIEELSALNLVLQLGQQRTYAQAREMNVLGYSDQRYILANGSQALPEAIAASLPPGSIRLERRLVGIEKADYGLYVLYFRHRGLRQIVYADRVVLAIPFIALRAVDYSGAGFDGAKINAIENLGYGFHTKLHLQFDRRAWMRQNHPWPQPASGQIWTTLRVQSALDFSLGQRGRDGLIEVFTAASPAMVDTPPKPYSRIEDSPAVAWHVRDFFTQLERIWPGVASTWTGKATFGNAQADPNILASYSCWLVGQCTTIAGHEARAQGRVHFAGEHTSVEYQGFMEGGAQSGLRAADEILADYRIRSR
- the selB gene encoding selenocysteine-specific translation elongation factor produces the protein MHVIGTAGHVDHGKSAIVAALTGTNPDRLAQERERGMTLDLGFAHLRFADGVEGGIVDVPGHERFLHNMLAGAAGMEILLLVVDAVEGVRAQTLEHLAILRYLNVRRTIVVVNKIDLIEPADRDDACRRILAQLQATVARDAPYFAVSAVTGENVQSLKDALHELLAEMPGRNAEAPVYLPIDRVFSLTGLGTVVTGTLIQGSIEAGDALRVEPGGHAAAVRSIGVFGSVRPRAEAGSRVALSIPGIDHREIVRGQAVVGTEFAAATDFAVRFTPARGAAAFMRRRTPVRAYIGSAERLGVLVAGEPYADEAETPARLHLREPVVAFAGVRFVVRRPSPMTLLGGGYVEGAGRGEAPEAEDPDDALLARILQARGLEPATALELSAAANVREAATAAALARLVEHGDVLALDKPRAYVSGSAAGTLLASVLAQLDEAQRAEPWSMGMTSIALSRALDVSEGVLVRVLEHFADDGRLVNRRGYYATLEYQPALTLEQRAFFDHLVPLDEGQPFVPIPFAGVAAAVKTSRLPGIAKAFDTMLARGTLVKVGDDLYRGAQIGRIVASVRSYLEKNGTMTAAHFRDLLGSSRRYAVPLLEWLDAQGVTIRSGDRRVLRKQL
- a CDS encoding helix-turn-helix domain-containing protein, encoding MEDEARAPGALDFGVLLRHHRLAAGLSQEALAERARMSADGISALERGHRRTPQRETLTLLAGALTLTDEQRRAFAAAAARSGARRHGAATPSPEGGSNLPLALTSFVGRKKELDEIAALVREHRLVTLIGAGGIGKTRTALRIAAAYTGIDGARFVGLAPLGDPSLVVAAIASSLGVQEAPHRPLLDRLIEHLKSKSLLLVLDNCEHVAGEAARVAESLLGACPRLRVLATSREPLRLAGERTYRLPSLSTPRASASRELSASEAAEYGAIELFVDRARAVDHRFELTDENAPTVAGLCRRLDGIPLAIELAAARANLLSLKALDEMLDDRFRLLTGGARTALPRQQTMRSAIDWSYDLLPAPEQRVFERLSVFAGGCTLAGATAVCASSDDGETDMLDMLDLLSSLLDKSLLTADLEGSEPRYRLLESFREYAREKLIARNEADAIARRHALACLDLAERGERAYDPRPDDTLRATPARSWPGEMEPELDNARAAIDWALAAGEVSIASRLACASTRTWRMNRGDAQPRRWLEAVLERVDAAAAPGVAAQVWGTLSTISFGTHKVDAARRALGLFEHCDEPYAKVGCLYQLSAGLLHAGRIAEALEATETALLISKERGLRGTRRYAGALGMRASIAARLGLVDDARQFYTQALSLMTALGDTLEATVLRHNMAELEFSAGNPERALEYAEAAALAAHRVRVKRLEITARANAAAYQLALGNIDGARCAAAQALALARGAHSMDAAIATQHLAAVAALRGESRRGARLRGYVDAWYRSEGCERDLTERRTYEILVAALRERLAEDEIEAFAAEGAALSEEQAAREALAV